Sequence from the Candoia aspera isolate rCanAsp1 chromosome 7, rCanAsp1.hap2, whole genome shotgun sequence genome:
AATTAGGTTCTGCTTTGGCAAGTATTTCATTTGTAGCATGTGTTGAAATCATTTCCTTATGTACTGTTTCATGTGTGTGTACATTATTAATATCTGAAGCAGATTCCTTTCCAAATCTGGTGTCATATAATACACCTTCTCTATTGCATTGACAAAGAGGATAATGTAACCCATCATTTCTTCCTTCATGTATATCAAACAcaccttcttttttctctgtggGCCTGTCACTTAGTGCAGTCTCTTGGGGTAGCTTAACAATTACTGCTTTTTCACCAGCAGACATTTTTTCAGGAATACTTTCTGATGTCATTTTAATTATATAAGCAGCTGTAACTGCCTCTTCTTCCCCTGTACTATCATGCCTAGTGACTGAAGTCTCCTCATATCTTAGTGTGTCTTGGCAGGTAAACAATTCATCCGTGGGACTTACTTTCAGACATCTTGTATTATCGCTAATACCCCCCATGGCTTTGCCACCTGTTAGTTCCTTCATCTGCACTCTTTTATTTGCTTCACTGTGCCTTTCTGCCAGCTGAGTTTCTGAACCACTCCGCCTCTGAATCACCGATCTGTCCCAGGTGCTCTGATCTTTAAGAATAACCCTGTCAGGTTCACTTTGGCAGGGTTCCATCtctaaaatatttctgtttgctGGGTCATCGCTCTGACtgtactttcttttttctaagtTGCTTCTGGTATCAGACATTTCCTTTGTGTTTATTGATGTAGGTTGTATAATGATACTTTCATCAGTTGGTGGTACAACATGAGGGTGACTTTCCCGAAGTCTACTTGTATTATGAATGTTCTCAGGGATTctaatttctgttctttttgagTCATGACTTGATTCATCCATAATGGGACTTTtgctttctgatttatttttatcagaGTTTCCACTATCACTTAGATATGGTAGTCCTATTGATTTAGGCATttgctcttcttctttttcatctaGGACACTGGAAATCATTACTTCTTCTCTTTGAGGTGTCTTATCTATCCTGTTGATTTCATAATCATGTTTTCTATATCTGTTGGTAGAACATATTTGCTTTTCTGgagatttctctgaaattctcaACATGCTTTCTTTCTCCTTATCAACATGGTATTCAGACTTATATTTTTCTTCTACAATGTCTTCTGAATGAGAGCttacaaaataattttctgtGACATCAGCATCAGCTAGGGTGTCACCATTTAAACTTCTGTTTACACATAATTGGTTTTTGCTTTCAACTTTCTCTCTTTGGGGTTCTTGTCTGATGATGTTTTCTGAATTTGACTCTGGAGTTTGGGAAGCTATTTCCTGCATAAGTTGCTCCTGAACTGACTTGGCATTattatcctttatttttaatgcattttcttttaactGCCCTGCTTCACCATCTTCTGAGGAAATTGTCTCTCTCACTTTTTTGAAGTTATAATCATCCTCACCTATGAATAAAGTCTCTGTTGTTTTACTTCCTGGGGCATTATTAGATTCATCATTTGGAATATCTGCATGATACATTCCACAATTGCTTGAGACAATATCTGAAATATGGGCAGTCTGATTTTCCTTCGGTTCAGACCAATACTCTGGTGAGAAATAGGTTTTGTTTGGCTTGAAATCCTCTGAGGACTGTGCACTTTTGTTTACTGAGTCAACCTCAGTGCATTTTTCTGGGAATAATAACTGCCTATCATTTCCAATGGAACATGTTTGGTTATTCTGCAGTTCTTTGTCTTGTAAAGCATGTTCTGTTGAAGAGCTTATAGGCAGAGGTTGTCTAAGCAAGCCAGAGACTAGCTTGTCCCCCAGTTCCTGTGGTTCATTTGGAAATCTAACTGGCTCAGTTGCATATGAACTCCTTTCACTCGTTGAAGAACCTCTGCTTCTAGTGAAGTGCTGACTTAGCTGaaacaatagaataaaaaaaaaaagagtgagaatgtgtgtgaatgtgtgtgtgaatagactaaatgcacacacacatatacacacacatacacacatgaaaAAGGATTTAATTCAGGAAAGGTCTTTTTTCCAGTAAAAACTGTTTTCAGAAAACACGTTTCCAAGCTATTTATAACATGAATATaaacacatgtgcatgcacacacagccaCAAAGGGCAACATTAGACTGTGTAAgaagcaagaaataaaatatatctcaGTTCTCCACCCTTCTTTTTTATGTCCCTCCCCATCTAACCCTGTTTATTCATGAGCTCAGTAAGCATTAAGTCTGTTTCATAGAAATGAATCCTGAAGAGAATATTCTGTACAAGGCAAGCTAATTCATTCACAGAGCACATTCCATTCTAGGCATGCTTTATTTTAAAGTGAGTGCAGTGACACAGTGCATCAAAGCTAAAGAATGTACAGGATTGTCCAGTAAAATAAAGACACATTTTCACACTGACAAATACTACAAAGGTTATGTTTGACTCATTTCTCCCAGGACCCCTCAGACAGGAATGTTTTAGAAACTCCAGAAACTGAGAGTTAGGAAAGGCCACACATAAGTTTCTTCAGCATTACCCCaatatcaaattattttattcaacAGCGTTTGCTCCTTATGGCATTCTTCCCTTGCTTTCAAATGCTCGGATGGATGGTTCTATACCAATCAATTAGAGGGTAGCTTCTTGGATACCCCCTTATTACATTTACACTTGCTGCAGATACCCCTATTACAGTGTCTCTTATTAATATGTTTTCTGCAAAGCCTCTGCAAACTATTAATAGTAAAACGTCACTCAAAGAAAAGTGAAGGAACTAATGTTTCTGCAAATTCTGTTTTAATGACCCTCTGCCAACTAGTGCTCAAATGTATCTGAGCTTTTCAGTGATGCCAACTGTCAGGATTTAATAGTGAGATGCCTGTTTCTTTTCCCCCCAATCTCCCTCCTTATAACTGACATTTGCATGATTTCAATAATTATATGCAAATCTTACGATTTCCCCTTCTCACATAAGGCTGATGTTACTTGTCAACTGCCGAGCTGTCTTGTGAGCCATTGCCTATGGGTTTCAAAGATTTGGTTGCATTTCCATTTATTATAGACCTCTATTGTTTAATTCATTATACAGCATATGAAGTAAATTAAAACCTGAATAGCACACATATATGCTTCTCAATTATTGTACAGATGatcacttgtttttttttttttaaaaactatacatTTAAGTCTTCTTGTATTGGGAAATACTATGACTTTTCATAGTTTCTCtcttcttaataaaaaataataatacttcgATGCTGATTATTCAGACAGTAAAAGCTCCATTCTGAATGACAACTTTGAACTCTCCTAAAGTTAGAGCTAAGATAGCTTTGGGCTTCTATGTGAAAAATTGTCTTATTCACTACCCAAAATGGCTGTGTGGTGCTAATGTTTAGCATGTCCCTTTGTGTGTTTCAGATTTTATGTTTTCACTAGCAAACCACCATTATATTCCTGCTTATTTAGTTGTGTATGTAACTATGCTATGATTTTTCTTCTCATAAAATATAGGtgtacccatttaataaaattcacaCAATACAGTGTTCACCATACATGGCATTGAAgataaaattaatgtttaatatgaatatatttctttataaaatcaTTGTGATTTAGTCAATGTTAGGAATGTGTGTTTTACATCTGGAAGGTGGTATCCATCATCAGGTGCAATTTTTGAGCTTTAAAAGGATAACAGATTTTCCCTACTATTATTCTCTCCAGAACCAAAATTTATGGACAGGGAGCATAACAAAACTTTTCTTAATCAGTGGTAAGGAGCAGGGGCCACAGTAGAATTTATCTTACCCAGTTATCAAATGCTAAAAGGATTCACTCCCAACATCATTGCTATTGCTCTTTGATGAGCTTACAAAAAATCACTGCTGAGCAGCCATCAGTTATAGCCTATGTATAGCCCCCTAACtgtagaactaaaaaaaaaattgggaaaaaatatGATCATAGAGATCAGGAAAACAAGAATTTGAGTTATTATTCTTCTATTGCTTTCAAATTGTCCCTTATATCCTgtgataaaaaagagaaataagttGTTAAATTAAAGATAACAAAATAAACTGTTTCAAAACATCCTATATCTTTTAATCATACTAAATAAGTAATTGAAGCTCTGATACTAACATAGCATTGGCAAATTATGTAGTATACCTATCACCATTGTTGAAGCAGAGAAGGATCTTTCTTTTTGtggaatatataataatattatctAACAGAAGTGAACAATGTTTGGGTGACCAGAGactgttctttctttaaaaaagttattttggGTGGTCGAGTACCGTAGTAGACAAGACAGTAATTTGATGTCATCAAAGCAGACAAGGTTAAATTTTGGAGGTATGGAGATTTAGTGATAGCATTCTTGATATGTTAGACGTAAACAATCTTCAGggatttttttgaagaaaaatgacTGAAAAGTTTGTTATGAAAATTAAATATGATTTCTGCTTCTTCCCAAAAATTTCAGAGCTGTGTGTGATTCATGCACTGTAAGCTACCATCCCTCAACCTCCCTTAGTTAGAAGATTGCAATCCTTTGGTTGCTGAAGAAATATACCAGGGTACATAACTTGAGATCATAGACAGAATAGTCTGTCTGGGGAATCCAACATCAAATCCCTGCTTATTTTTCACCACCAGTTTTTGAATTTTATACTTGGAAAACTCAATAAAATGTGTCCAACCTCAAAATGTCCACAGAATGATTGGTCAGTGGGAGGCCAGAGAGGGTGGGATGAGAGGGAATAATAATCTGAAGAATTCTATGCCCCACCAGCTTTCTAACTTCTCCTCTGGAAAAATTTGGTTAGCCAGTTTGGTTGGTCTAATTAAATGTGCATTGCTTGCAATGGGAaggaatatttgtttattttaaaaaatgaaagaacagaGAATGCTGTTTGATTCTACTTCCAGCATTCTGACATGCAGCTGAACAAGTTTTAGAGTACTTTAAAGTCACAAAAGTTTCTTTCTTGAAATTGTTCTGTAAAAGATAGATTTGAAAGCTTACCAGCAACTCCAATTCTTTATCATTTTCATATTCATTAcaatcaacatttttttcttcttcattttctttcctgtgtTTAATTTCGTTATCATCCACATGCGAATAAAGGATTCGGGGGATGTCTAAGTCTAAAGAtttaatcaaaataattaaataatatccaCCAGGATGttttgttacttaaaaaaaataataacatgcaTTACAGAAGGATGAATTGACTGAGATTTTCTACCTGGGATTCGGGGATTATTCCAAATGTCTTCATCAGCTGTTGCCAATGTTTCCTCTTTACTGTTAAATGACAAAGAAAACTAAGTGATAGTTATCAAAAtcctcttctgaatttttttagcTATAATGTTATCATAGTTAAtgttgtattttgtataaatataaCTTTAAATAATTGCCCCCACATCTGGCTTCATGTGATAATCTAATGTCACATAGAAAGACAATGACAGTAACCTAATCTCTCCATGGTTCCTTCCATAAATCTAACCTGGGCTAAAAGGAGTACAAGGAATTGGATATCCCATGTTTTGTTCTGCAAATTATTCATGTGAATATTGTATATTAGTTCACTAAGGACCATGCTGCAAGGGCCTTAAAGCAGAATGTGCTCTCCATTTTTATCAGTTTGCATATGCTTAGGCTGAGAACAAGAATGGGTAgggtatttgttatttttatgttgCTTTGAGGAGGTCTGCTTTGGTATAGTTTGAGAAATCTAGTTTGATATCATTTTATGTTTCCCTTTCATTAATGAATGTTCTTTAAAATTGAATACAAAGGATGTTTCTATAGTAGTTTGAAAGAGCGAGCGATGGATTCCATAACTTTATCAAGTTCAGACTTCTGTCAATGGAATAGGGAGACGGGTAGTCTTTGCCAAATCCAACCCCCCTTACATCCAGCTGTTCCATATGGTTGGGTAAGTCTTCCAAACAGGATGGAGAATTCTACAAGGGaaataaaatggaggaaaaataacCACTTTGCCTGTTTCACTGATAGAAGCTTCAACAGGTACAAAGACTTTTTGGCAGCAAGCGGATGTTGTTGGATGTACTCATGTATTCAGACTGGTTCAGATAATCTATCAGAACCACTGCAATTAAGATAAGAACCTTGAAACTGGGTACAACTCTCATTCAAATAGAACCAAAAGTTCTGTTTCACTTGAAAGTCCTGCAACTTACTTGTATAAGCTTAATATTCTGATTTTAACCAGGGTAACATTTTGTTGAGTGGCAGTATCATATAGTTTTACTATGGATCATCAAATAGCTTGATAAAAAATAGGAGGTCCTTTCATGACTCTAAATTCCTTAGCTTATTGATAatatccatggattttttttttcacatagcAGCTGCATTGGACCGAGTCTTTCTGAAATGCTGTGACTGATCTGAGATGCAGGAGATATCTCATCTTATCTTCAGTTCAAGATGGACACAACCTCTTTTTTCTAAAGCTAAACACATTTTGATTGGTCAGTCCTGAGAAGGATAGTCTTTTATTCTGCCCTATGCTTCATAATGGAAGGAAGGTGGAGTGAATTTTACATGCGTGTAAGTTGTATGTGAAAATATGTATATTCATTTTGATGCTAAAGAATATAACACTCATATTGAGAAAGataaaggtaaaatctcctttgaatcagtatTGAAATCCTTTTTGTTCCCAACCGAACTATAGTCCTAGTAATCTCCCATTCAGATATTAGCTAGATCTAATTCTGTAATTGTTTCAAGATCATCCTAGTTGGCAATTATATTGACAATCTTAGATctaaattttactttattttattcaatttaatatttttaaggaaAGATTCTATAAGGCTAGTTGAATGGTTAGAACAAGGAATGCTGATTACCTAATACacatggacaaaaaaaaaatctatgaagatcatacacacacacagtcccaTGATATAAGTACAATATTAGAAAGGCAAGTAGTTTCTAACTTTAagtatatgtataaatatgtaaGATAGCCTAATGCATTTAAGATTAATCTCTTCACATGGTTGTACTTTAGATATCAGCAATATGTGACAACTGTTATCAGCTACTCAA
This genomic interval carries:
- the PPP1R3A gene encoding protein phosphatase 1 regulatory subunit 3A translates to MESFEEPGHIGRENLLEVPTLSDCFSEEEDVKAMHQHRFSPGPRRRTSDSSEEMEADVPSTIARKVSFADAFGFDLVSVKEFDTWDVPITLPNDDLEDEVLPVEEFYLTPLFLIPTTQEELLQNVRAHKVCLEVVEFLPGITCMKGIIRVLNVSFEKLVYVRMSLDNWLTYYDILADYMPNSCDGETDQFLFKISLVPPYQKEGAKVEFCIRYETSVGIFWSNNNHKNYILICHKKETASSLEDNNLQEEVTNKHIKGCLKTTLSSKEETLATADEDIWNNPRIPDLDIPRILYSHVDDNEIKHRKENEEEKNVDCNEYENDKELELLLSQHFTRSRGSSTSERSSYATEPVRFPNEPQELGDKLVSGLLRQPLPISSSTEHALQDKELQNNQTCSIGNDRQLLFPEKCTEVDSVNKSAQSSEDFKPNKTYFSPEYWSEPKENQTAHISDIVSSNCGMYHADIPNDESNNAPGSKTTETLFIGEDDYNFKKVRETISSEDGEAGQLKENALKIKDNNAKSVQEQLMQEIASQTPESNSENIIRQEPQREKVESKNQLCVNRSLNGDTLADADVTENYFVSSHSEDIVEEKYKSEYHVDKEKESMLRISEKSPEKQICSTNRYRKHDYEINRIDKTPQREEVMISSVLDEKEEEQMPKSIGLPYLSDSGNSDKNKSESKSPIMDESSHDSKRTEIRIPENIHNTSRLRESHPHVVPPTDESIIIQPTSINTKEMSDTRSNLEKRKYSQSDDPANRNILEMEPCQSEPDRVILKDQSTWDRSVIQRRSGSETQLAERHSEANKRVQMKELTGGKAMGGISDNTRCLKVSPTDELFTCQDTLRYEETSVTRHDSTGEEEAVTAAYIIKMTSESIPEKMSAGEKAVIVKLPQETALSDRPTEKKEGVFDIHEGRNDGLHYPLCQCNREGVLYDTRFGKESASDINNVHTHETVHKEMISTHATNEILAKAEPNSINNSPSTEILWPFSAEGETVSEQGVHSEVPLKHSEHSSQGLHNEEAEERSIWRSFSHIAPKTEPKISSLDKNMEGSCYESSSVISSKGFVGAHTADIEEVLPPHMDASTEIAAQSGCNFNPAGEITHAILNITKPQEFPPNENREENIGQFSLQTEFSPQKQIGPTILIREPTEEREETSLDLEGLITEEKLNIVGLGNQPFSDHIGISGQQNEAYNLPAECLALKHIAYKILYFLLFIVFCVTLYHYDLIVCFALYLFSLYWLYCEGRRNKKSVKKE